The genomic region TCATTATAGTAAAAATTCAAGCTACGTTGATTAATCCTGTTCCATTCTGCGAACTGCCCTTGATATAAGCGCCATAAACGTTCAATTTTAGACAGCACGCCGAGATTGCTCCCTACTATATTGTTCGAATGTTGCCGATAAAGTATCTGTGGTTCAGGATCATAAATAGTCATTCCACCAAAAGCGGAACAAATCAGATAGAGATACCAGTCATGGGAAACAATAGAAATAGAGTCAGGCAATGTCTGAATTTTTAGCTTCAACGCATGGTTGAATAGCATGGTGTTGCCACCAGAAAAGCTCTGCAGAAGTGCGTTTTCTAACCTGAATGCCCGATTAAACATTGCTGAACAACCAATAACTTCTTTATGTTCATTGATTAATCTTGTACGGCCACCGTATAGAATAAATTCAGTGGAGGCATTTTTTTCAGCCTCTTTAACGGCGTCTACCGCTACTTCCAGCTTGGTTTCCAACCAGATATCATCCTGATCGCTGAAAGCGTAGTAACGTGATTGAATGTCAGGATTTTTGATAAGAGAAAGAAAATTTTCGGCGAAGCACTTTGAAGGCCCTTCCAGTAAAACCAGTTTATTTACAGGCAATTTACTCTGATATTCACTGATAATATTCAAAGTAGAATCAGTAGATCCATCGTCAGATATATAAAGCGTCCAGTTTTTATATGTTTGTCTTATAATAGAGTCAAGTTGTTCTTGAAGGTATTTCTCACCATTATAACTACATAAGAGGATGCTAACATTATCATCATTTAACATTTCATTGCCA from Erwinia tracheiphila harbors:
- a CDS encoding glycosyltransferase family 2 protein; amino-acid sequence: MLNDDNVSILLCSYNGEKYLQEQLDSIIRQTYKNWTLYISDDGSTDSTLNIISEYQSKLPVNKLVLLEGPSKCFAENFLSLIKNPDIQSRYYAFSDQDDIWLETKLEVAVDAVKEAEKNASTEFILYGGRTRLINEHKEVIGCSAMFNRAFRLENALLQSFSGGNTMLFNHALKLKIQTLPDSISIVSHDWYLYLICSAFGGMTIYDPEPQILYRQHSNNIVGSNLGVLSKIERLWRLYQGQFAEWNRINQRSLNFYYNELPRQSQKILDHFYSCRGKSVFTRIRCFHACRSYRQSVIETCFFYIMNAFGKLF